CTGAGCACGTGGAGAAGGCCCGGCGACGCCCTTCACGGCTGCTGATCCTCAAAATGGCGGAGACAATATAGACATAGGAGGTCAGGATAAGGATGAAGCAGGTCACCAGGCCGATGTCCACTACAGCCACCATCTCATTGAAAGTTGTGTCCGCACAAGCCAGCTTCAGCAAAGCAGGGATGTCACAAAAGACATAGTCAATCTGATTGCTCCATCCAAAGTGCAATTGAAAGGTGAGGGTCGTCTCTAACACTGAGTTCAGGCAGCCTCCGATCATGGTACCCAAACAGAGGGTGAGGCAGACCCTCCAATGCATGATGTGGCTGTAGTGGAGGGGCTTGCAGATAGCAATGAAGCGGTCGTAAGCCATAACTGTGTAAAGGAGACTTTCAGTACATCCGAGGAAATGCGAAAAGAATACCTGACATACACATTCTCCAAAAGAGATGATCTTCCCACCAGGGAAGAACCCTCCAGTCAATCTGGGGACCACAATGGAGGAGAAAGCCGTTGGAACCAGAGGTGCCCTTCCGCTCATAGAAGACtcataaattacaagttaaaccATCGCCTTGTGACAGACAGCCTAGCATATTTTCCCAGCAGCTCTTCAATGGAACTCAAGCCGGCTTACATATGATTGTCATCCTCCGTTTCATCTCCActatgaggtgggttaggctgagacttAGCAACTGTCCTAAGGTCATACAGTGATCTTCATGGCTGAGTATCCATCTGAACCCCCATCCTAAACTAGCGTTCCAAGTTTTAGTTTGACAAAGAACCACtccaccaaaaaagaaaagagtggTTTTAGTCTGATGAAGACCTATACAGCATGCTGGCTGTATAGGAGATGGATGAGAGTTATGTACCAGAGAGCCACTCCACCAAAAAAGGAAAGAGTGGTTTAGTCTGATGAAGACCTATACAGCATGCTGGCTGTATAGGAGATGGATGAGAGTTATGTACCAGAGAGCCACTCCACCAAAAAAGGAAAGAGTGGTTTAGTCTGATGAAGACCTATACTGTCAGGACTTGGATGAACATCagtcgagtccaatacttgttacaagttaggatctttattgatgaactacagtgctagagtaacgaaataacagtaatggcgattcttggcagttggttacattttatgccagcagcaaagcacaataaaacaattattcacacggtctcaaacagttgtctcgtcttcccagctttcgttatcagaagggaggatgctcccctgttgtgaaggccaaacggtttgccttcaaagggcacctgtggatgctaagcagagactatctgccgcctgccctactgccctaaatatttggcatagcagaggggccagggttaatgaccggtgtcaggcactctaaattacagcatggagtcagtttggtcaatgcaagcaaagtaaaagttacaagttctgacatataCAGCATGCTGGCTGTATAGGAGATGGATGAGAGTTATGTACCAGAGAGCCAGTTGAACAAAGagagccatagccaggatttcatatttggtggggcccacaggaggatttgttgtttgggggagTTGGGGGGCCACCCATTCTGGGAGCCCAGGGCTCTCGGAaccgtaagctgccttgagttccacaagctagcCCCCCTTTGCCTGGgtagtcacagcagctctggccccccacccctttcttacgTGCCCCTCCCTCAGGGAGACAGAGACTTCTTGACTCTTCCCACCACCCTTTGCTCTccctgtgttagggaaggggagagaaaaaagtaaaaaagacCTGTAGCAATCCTACTACTTGTTCATTGTGGCAGTCAGCAAAGGGGACTGACTGAGGGCCCTCCATTGGAAGGGTCATATAGCTGTAAGAGGAATTTTGAAAGGATGGGtctggcccctcccaggccccactgtagctgtGGGCTTGCTGACAAAGGTAAAATAACTGTGGGTTGGCAACGTATgagctaaaccaggggtgtcaaactcatttgttatgagggctggatctgacataaatgagaccttgctgggctgggccatgttgggctgggccatgtatatagctattatataaactttataaaggatacagacaaacacaattaaatatatatatttttaaaaacataaaacatgcttaaaacactagtacttgttggtcttaaaggtgctgtctttgtatttcacccatgggatccagggaactgggcaaaggaaggtatggatctttccttccttccccagggtacaggaggaaggagcctcagccaatagaagggaggcttggctcagtagctctgctgtgcaattgagagagcctggcaaagcaagctgtacctccccccttcctcaccaagggaggaggctcagccaat
The sequence above is a segment of the Heteronotia binoei isolate CCM8104 ecotype False Entrance Well chromosome 15, APGP_CSIRO_Hbin_v1, whole genome shotgun sequence genome. Coding sequences within it:
- the LOC132583051 gene encoding olfactory receptor 10G6-like, producing MSGRAPLVPTAFSSIVVPRLTGGFFPGGKIISFGECVCQVFFSHFLGCTESLLYTVMAYDRFIAICKPLHYSHIMHWRVCLTLCLGTMIGGCLNSVLETTLTFQLHFGWSNQIDYVFCDIPALLKLACADTTFNEMVAVVDIGLVTCFILILTSYVYIVSAILRISSREGRRRAFSTCSAHIAVVVIYYVPVIFHYLRPASQGYMDGVVSTFYTTVTPFLNPVIYTFRNTEMKAALLKLWVGNPK